Within Burkholderia cepacia GG4, the genomic segment AAGCGTTGTCGGCCGGCAGCGGCGCGCAGGCCGAAGGCGCGTGGCCCGTGCCCGTCCCGCTGCCGGCGCTCGACGTGCGCTGCGGCAGCGCCGCGCCGCAACCGCTCGCCCGCTGGCGCGAAGGCCAGCGCGTGCGCATCGTCGCGCTCGCGCCGGGCGGCACGCCGCCGCAAGAAGACCCGCGCTGGCAGACGCTGCTCGTCACCGCGGGCGCGACGACCGCGCCACCGGCAACCGGCACACGCGCGAACTGCGTCGCATCGACGCCCGATGCCTGGCAAGCGTTCGCGACGATCGCGGGCGTGCCGCCCGACGCGTTCGGCGGCACGCAACTGCTCGCCGACCGGCGCGGCTGGCTGCGGGCACGGGCGTTGCCGGGCAGCGCGGGCTGGTCGGCCGACGACCTGCTGTGCCGCGCGGATGCTGTCGCGCGACCGTCGGCTGCCGCCGCGAACGTCGATCCGCTGACCGCGCTGCTGCTGCGTGTGGACGCCGAACCCGTGCGCGACGTGCAGGCCGGACTGCCGCACTGAATTCCCGAACCCATTTTCCGACCGAACCCACTTCACGATGAATCCGACCCGACGCCACTTCCTCGCGCAGGCCAGCGCCCTCGCCGCCGTCACCCTGGCGCCGGCCGCGCTGCACGCGCAAGCGGGCGCGCGCCCGCTGCTGCGTGCCGGCGACCAGAAAGGCGGGCTGCGCGCGCTGCTCGAAGCCGCCGGCGAACTGAACGGCCTCGCGTACGACATCGCGTGGACCGAGTTCCCGGCCGCCGCGCCGCTGGCCGAAGCGCTGAACGCGGCAGCTGTCGATTGCGGGCCGATCGGCGACGCGCCGGTGATCTTCGCGCTCGCGTCGGGCGCCCGCATCAAGGTGATCGGCGCGAACCGTTCCGACCCGTACGGCACCGCCGTGCTCGTGCGGCCCGACGCGACGCTGAAAGACGCGACCGACCTGAAAGGCAAGCGCATCGGCACCACGCGCGGCTCGATCGGCCATTTCGTCACGCTGAAGGCACTCGACGCGGCCGGCCTGCCGCCGGACGCCGTGTCGTTCCGCTTCCTGCCGCCGGCCGACACGATGCTTGCGCTCGCAACCGGATCGATCGACGCATGGGCGACGTGGGAACCCTATACCGCACTCGCGGAAACGAGCGGCCGCGCGCGCGTGCTGGTCAACGGCCGCGGCCTGTGGTCGGGCCTCAGCTACGTCGCGGCGACCGACGCCGCGCTCGCATCGAAGCGCGACGTGCTGCACGACTTCCTGCAACGTGTCGTGCGCGCGCAGGTCTGGTCGTACCGGCACGCCGACGCATATTCCGCGGCGCTCGCGCGCATCATCGGCATCCCGCCAGCGGCCGCGAAGCTGCAGTTCGAGCGCCGCAACACGCGCTGGCAACCGATCGACGCGGCCGTGATCGCCGGGCAGCAGCGCACCGCAGACTTCTACCTGAAGGCCGGGCTGCTGCGCCAGCCGCTCGACGTGCGCACGACCTTCGACCTGGGCTTTCCGCTGGCGTGACCGACCGCGCGGCGGCGCGCAACCGCCCAAACGGCTTGCGCATGATCTGGCACAATCGCGGTTCGTCCATCCCGCCTGCAGCCAGCGTCATGCCAGCCATCTCCGAACTCTTCGTCTACCCGATCAAGTCCTGCGCCGGCATCGCGCTGTCGCGCGCGCAGCTGCTCGAAACGGGCCTCGCGTACGATCGCCACTGGCTGATCACCACCCCCGACGGGATGATGATCACGCAGCGCACGCACCCGCGCCTCGCGCTGATCCGCACCGCGCTCGACAGCGACGCGCTCGTGCTGAACGCGCCGGGCATGCGCGAGCTCCGTACCCCGCTCGACGGCGACGCGACGCCCGCTACGCCGAAGATGGCCGCGACCGTCTGGCGCGACACCGTCGACGCGATCGACACGGGCGCCGAAACGGCCGCATGGCTCACCGAATTCCTCGGCACGCCCACGAAGCTCGCGCGCTTCGGCGCGGATGCGCGCCGCGGCTGCAACCGCAAGTGGACCGGCGACATCGACACGCACACGCAGTTCGCGGACGGCTATCCGTTGCTCGTGATCGGCCAGTCGTCGCTCGACGACCTGAATGCGAAGCTCGTCGCGAAAGGCGCGCCGGCGATCCCGATGAACCGCTTCCGCCCGAACATCGTCGTGTCGGATCTCGAGGCGTACGAAGAGGATTTCGTCGAACATCTCGACGCCGAAGGCGCGACGCCCGTGCGGCTGCGCCTCGTGAAGCTGTGCACGCGCTGCCCGATGCCGACGATCGACCAGGTGACCGGCGCGCCGAACCCGGACTGGCCGCACGAGCCGACCGACACGATGCAGACCTATCGTGCGAACCCGAACTACGAAGACGCGCTGACGTTCGGCATCAACGCGATCGTCGTCGAAGGGGCGGGCGCGTGGCTCGAGGTCGGGCAAGCGGTCGAAGCGGAGATCGGATTCGGCGATTGAACGACGCGGCGGGCGCGGCGCCTGCCGCGCTTGCCGCCACCGCGAGCGAGCGCTACTGCGCCACCCGCACGGTCGGCAGCGTCACCGTCACGATCAACCCGCCGCCCGCCGCATCGGCGAGCACCACGCTGCCCAGATGCACGCGCGCGATCTCGCGCACGATCGACAGCCCGAGCCCGGTGCCTTCGACCGTCTGCGTCTTGCTGCCGCGATGGAAGCGCTCGAACACCGCGTCGCGCTCGCCGGCCGGAATGCCCGGCCCGTTGTCGATCACGTCGAGCCGCGCATGCTCACCGTCGCGCGACACGCGCACCGTGATCACCGCGCGGTCGCCCGCGTAGCGGATCGCGTTGTCGACCAGGTTGCCGATCATTTCGCCGAGCAGGTCCGCCTGCCCGAGCACGTCGACATCGGCCTCGTGCTCGAATCCCAGGTCGATGTCGCGCGAGCGCGCGACCGGCGACCAGTCGAGCGTCACGCTGCGCGCGAGCCGGTGCAGCGCGACCGGCTGGTGCGCGACCGCATGGCCGCTGTCCGAATCGAGCCGCGACAGCGACAGCAGCTGCTGGACGATCTTCGCGGCCTGCCGCACTGCGCCGTTCACGCGCCGCAGATGCACGTTCACGCGCGGCTGCTCGTCGGGCCGCAATGCCAGCTCGACGCCGGCCTGCACGGCAGCGAGCGGCGTCTTCAGCTGATGGGCCGCATCCGCGAAGAAGCGCCGCCGCGCGACCTGCATCCGCTGCGTGCGGCCAATGTACTGATTGATCGACTCGACGAGCGGCGCAAGCTCGCTCGGCATGCCGCCGGTGTCGAGCGGCGTCGGATCGCCGTCGCTGCGCGCGGCGACCGTCGCCGACAGCCGGTTCAGCGGCCGCAGCCCGCGCCCGACGCCGAGCCACACGATCCCGAGCGCGAGCACGACCAGCAGCCCCTCCTGCAGCAGCGAGCCCATCAGGATCTCGCGCGCGAGCGCCTGGCGCGCCTCGATCGTCTCGCCAACCATGACCCACACGATGCGCGTCTGCGCGGTCGGCACGTCGTGCACCGGCACGCGCAGCGCGGCCATGCGCAGTTGCTCGCCGCGATAGACGACGTCGTAGTAGCGCGTGGCGAATAGCGCGCCGTCGCCCTGCGGCAGCGGCAGGTCCGGATAGCCCGTGATCGTGTGACCGTTGTCCTCGCGGATCAGGTAGTAGATCTTGCCGCCGTCGCCCGACTCGAACATCTCGAGCGCGAGATACGGCAGGTCGATCTCGATCTCGCCCTCGTTGAGCCGCACGCCTTCGCGGATCGACTTCAGCGACGACGACAGCGTGCGGTCGAACGCGACGTGCGCGGCGCTCATCGCGCGCTGGTACGTGAGCCACGAGTCGAGCGCGAGCAGGCCGAGCAGCGGCAGCAGCAGCCACAGCGCGACTTGCGTGCGCAGGTTCGGGCGGCAGGTCATGCCAGCGCCTTCGCTTCGAGCAGATACCCGAGCCCCCGCAGCGTGACGATCGCGATGCCGGTGTTCTCCAGCTTCTTGCGCAGCCGGTACACGTAGATCTCGATCGCATCGGCGTTGACCGACTCGTCGAGCCCGAAGATCTTCTCCGACAGCGTCTCCTTGTTGATCGCGCGGCCATTGCGCAGGATCAGCACCTCCAGCACCGAACGCTCGCGCGGCGTGAGCGACAGCGGTTCGCCGGCGAGACGGAAGCTGCGGTCGACGCTGTCGTACGACAGCGGCCCGCATTCGACCAGCGAATGCTCGTGGCCGAGGCTGCGCCGGATCAGCGCACGGGCGCGCGCCTCCAGCTCGGTCAGCTCGAACGGCTTCGCGAGATAATCGTCGGCCCCGAGATCGAGCCCCTTCACGCGGTCCTCCACCGAGCCGTGCGCGGTGAGGATCAGCACCGGCACCGGATTGCGGCGCGCGCGCAGCCGCCGCAGCACCTCGAGCCCGTCGAGCTTCGGCAACCCGAGATCGAGGATCACCAGCGCGTAGTCCTGCGTGCGCAGCACGTGATCCGCCGCCTCCCCGTCCGCCATGTGATCGACCGCGAAGCGCGCGGCGCTCAGCGCGTCGTTCAGCGACTGCGCCAGGTTCGGGTTGTCTTCTACGAGCAGCACACGCATGGGGACCTCGGGAAATCCATGACACAAAGGACGCTATTGTGAACCGAAATGAAAGCAGGCTGAAAGTGCTTCGCAATTAACATCCGCGTCACTCGAACAACACAGAAGCGTAACTGGAGGAAGACATGCCGTTTGCACCGAAGCACCTCGCCGCCGCGCTGGCGATCGTCCTGGGCACCGCAGCCGGCGGCGCCGCCGCGCAGGTTCCGGCCGGGTATCCGGGTAACTACCAGGGTGTGGTGGACGCCGCGAAGCAGGAAGGCAAGCTGATCGTCTACTCGACGACCGACACGGGCCTCGTGCGCCCGCTGATCAAGGACTTCGAAAGCCTGTACGGCGTGAAGGTCGAGTACAACGATATGAACAGCACCGAGCTGTACAACCGCTACATCAGCGAGAACGCGGCCAGCAGCACCAGCGCCGACGTGCTGTGGAGCTCGGCGATGGACCTGCAGGTCAAGCTCGTCAACGACGGCTTGATGGCATCGTACGATTCGCCCGAAAGCGCCAACGTGCCGCACTGGGCGCAATACCAGAAGCAGGCGTACGGCACGACGTTCGAGCCGCTCGCGATCGTCTACAACAAGCGCCTGATCCCCGAGAACGAGGTGCCGAAGACGCGCGCCGACCTGATCAAGCTGCTCACGACGCAGGCCGACAAGTTCAAGGGCAAGGTCACGACCTACGACATCGAGAAATCGGGTGTCGGCTTCAACTACCTGACGCAGGACGCGCACGTGAACGAGAAGGTCACGTGGGAGCTCGTGAAGGCGATCGGCGCGACCGGCCCGAAGCTGCAGTCGAGCACCGGCGCGATGATGGAGCGGATCTCGTCGGGCGAGAACCTGATCGGCTACAACATCATCGGTTCGTATGCGTACGCAAAGGCCAAGAAGGACAAGTCCATCGGCTACGTGTTTCCGAAGGACTACACGCAGGTCGTGAGCCGCCTCGCCACCGTGTCGAAGAAGGCGAAGAACCCGAACGCCGCGAAGCTGTGGGTCGACTACCTGCTGTCGAAGCGCGGCCAGACGCTGATCGCGAACCAGGCGAACCTGTACGCGATCCGCGCGGACGTGACGGGCGAAACGTCGGCCGCGAGCCTCACGAAGGAACTGGGCGATTCGCTGAAGCCGATCCAGATCGGCACCGGCCTGCTCGTCTATCTCGACCAGCAGAAGCGCCTCGCTTTCCTGAAGCAATGGCAGCAGTCGATCAAGCGCTGAGCCGCTGAGTCGCTGATCGGCTGACCATAGGCCGCCCGCCGCACGTCGCGCGGGCGGCCCCTTCCCCTTACCGACTTCCTAGAGGCGGCCATCCGGATGGCCGCAGGGGTGAACTCATGCTTTCAACCAGCACACGCGGAACGGCGCCGGCCGTTCCGCCCACCACCGGCCAAGGCGGCGCGATTCCCGCGCTGCCGGCCAACGGCCTGCAGCCGCTCGCCGGCATGCTGCGCTGGATCGTCGTCGCGGTGCTCACCGTCGCGGTCGCGCTGCCGCTCGGCTTCATCCTGTTCCAGAGCCTGCTGTCCGCGCCGTTCTTCGACGCGAACAAGACGCTCGGCATCGAGGGCTTCCGCTTCGTCTTCACCGACCCGGACTTCTGGGCGGCCGTGAAGAACTCGTTCATCATCGCCGGCGGGATGCTGTTCATTTCGATCCCGCTCGGCGGCATCCTCGCGTTCCTGATGGTGCGCACCGACCTGCCCGGCCGCCGCTGGCTCGAGCCGCTGCTGCTCACGCCCGTGTTCGTGTCGCCGATGGTGCTCGCGTTCGGCTACGTGGTCGCGGCCGGCCCGGTCGGTTTCTACTCGGTGTGGTTCAAGGGACTGTTCGGGGTGCAGAACGTACCCTGGAACGTCTACTCGATCTTCGCGATCACGCTGATCGTCGGCCTCACGCACGTGCCTCACGTGTACCTGTACTCGTCGGCCGCGCTGCGCAACCTCGGCTCGGACGTCGAGGAAGCCGCCCGCGTGACGGGGGCCCGGCCGTTCCGAGTCGCGCTCGACGTGAGCCTGCCGATGACGATGCCCGCGCTGCTGTTCGCCGGCGTGCTCGTGTTCTTCCTCGGCTTCGAGGTGTTCGGGCTGCCGCTCGTGCTCGGCGATCCGGAAGGCCATCTCGTGCTCGCGACCTACCTGTACAAGCTGACCAACAAGCTCGGCGTGCCGTCATACCACCTGATGGCCGCGGTCGCGGTGTGCATCGTCGCGATCACGTTCCCGCTCGTGCTGCTGCAGCGGCGTCTGCTGAAGACCGCGAACCGCTTCGTCACCGTGAAGGGCAAGGCCGGCCGCGCGACGGTGCTGCCGCTCGGCGTGTGGCGCTGGGTCGCGCTCGCGATCGTCGGGCTGTGGCTGATGCTGACCGTGATCGTGCCGATCTCGGGCATCGTGCTGCGCGCGTTCGTGACCAACTGGGGCGAAGGCGTGGCGCTCGCCGAAGTACTGACGCTGTCGAACTTCATCGAGCTGTTCGAGCAGGACAACCTGGTGCGCGCGATCGTCAACACGCTCGGCATCGGCGTGATCGGCGGCGCGCTCGCGATCGGCTTCTACTCGCTCGTCGCGTTCGCCGGCCATCGCCGCCACGACTGGGCGACCAGGCTGCTCGACTACCTCGTGCTGCTGCCGCGCGCGGTGCCGGGCCTGCTCGCCGGTCTCGCGTTCCTGTGGATCTTCCTGTTCGTGCCGGGCCTGCGCGAGCTGAAGAACTCGATGTGGAGCATCTGGATCGCGTACACGGTCGTGTGGCTCGCGTACGGGATGCGGCTGATCCAGAGCGCGCTGCTGCAGGTCGGCCCGGAGCTCGAGGAAGCCGGCCGCAGCGTCGGCGCGACGCGCAGCCGCGTGTCGCTCGACGTGACGCTGCCGCTCGTGCGCTTCGGCCTGCTCGCCGCGTGGCTCCTGATCTTCATGATCTTCGAGCGCGAATACTCGACCGCCGTCTATCTGCTGTCGCCCGGCACCGAAGTGATCGGCGCGCTGCTCGTGTCGCTGTGGGCGACCGGCGCCGTCGACCAGGTCGCCGCGCTCTCTGTCATCAACATCGCGATGGTCGGCGCCGGTCTCGGCGTGGCCCTGCGCTTCGGAGTGAAACTTCATGGATAAGCTCATCGTCGACGACCTGCATCTCAGCTACGGCGCCAACCCGATCCTCAAGGGCGTGTCGTTCGAACTGAAGGCCGGCGAAGTCGTGTGCCTGCTCGGCGCGTCGGGCAGCGGCAAGACCACGCTGCTGCGCGCGGTGGCCGGCCTCGAGCAGCCGTCCGACGGGCGCATCCAGCTCGACGACCGCGTGTTCTTCGACGGCGCGCAGCGCGTCGACCTGCCCGTCGAACAGCGTTCGCTCGGCCTCGTGTTCCAGTCGTACGCGCTGTGGCCGCACCGCACCGTCGCCGACAACGTCGGTTACGGGCTGAAGCTGCGCCGCGTCGCGCCGGCCGAACAGAAGCGCCGCGTGCAGACCGCGCTCGACCAGCTCGGCCTCGGCCACCTCGCCGAACGCTTTCCGCACCAGCTGTCGGGCGGCCAGCAGCAGCGTGTCGCGATCGCGCGCGCGCTCGTCTACAACCCGCCGGTGATCCTCCTCGACGAGCCGCTGTCGAACCTCGACGCGAAGCTGCGCGAGGAAGCGCGTGCGTGGCTGCGCGAGCTGATCGTGTCGCTCGGGCTGTCGGCCCTGTGCGTGACACATGACCAGACCGAGGCGATGGCGATGTCCGACCGCATCCTGCTGCTGCGCAACGGCCGCATCGAGCAGGAAGGCACGCCGGCCGAGCTGTACGGTGCACCGCGCTCGCTGTACACGGCCGAGTTCATGGGCAGCAACAACCGCATCGACGCGCGCGTCGCGGCCGTCGACGGCGAGCGCGTGACGCTTGCCGGCGACGGCTGGGAACTGCAGGCGCTGGCCCGCGACACGTTCGCGCCGGGGCAGGATGCGCAGGCCGTGATCCGCCTCGAACGCGTACAGGTCGCCGACGGCCCTGGCGCGAACCGGCTGCAGGCCGACCTCGTCACGTCGATGTATCTCGGCGACCGCTGGGAATACCTGTTCCATTGCGGCGAGATGCGCCTGCGCGCGTTCGGCCACGTGCCGCGTGCGGCCGGCAAGCACTGGATCGAATTCCCGACCATCGACTGCTGGGCGTTCGCGAAAGCGGGCTGACCCGGGCGCGGCGGCCCACGCGCCGCCGCGCATGCATCCAGCGCGTAGTTCGCGCCTGTCCCGCGCACATCCCGTTCCGACCCACGGTCGGCAGGCGCTTCCCGGCGCCCGCCGCGGGCTGCTGCGCGCCGCGTATCCGTATCCGTTTCACCCATCCACAAAAACCATGGAGACACCGTCAATGAAGTCACGCGCAGAACGTTCCCTTCGCACCGCCGTCCTGACCGGATCGGCCGCCGTCGCCAGCCTTGCGGCAGGCGCCGCGCACGCGCAGTCGTCGGTCACGATGTACGGGATCATGGATGCCGGCATCGAATACACGAACCATGCGGCGCCGCAGGGTGGCGATTCGTTCAAGCTGAAATCCGGCAACAAGAACACGTCGCGCTGGGGCTTGCGCGGCGTCGAGGATCTCGGCGGCGGGCTGAAGGCCGTGTTCCGTCTCGAAAGCGGGATCGATCTCGCGAACGGCGCGTCCGACGACGGTCCCGATTCGATCTTCGCGCGCCGCGCGACGATCGGCCTGAAAGGCAAATGGGGCGAGCTGTCGCTCGGCCGCAACTTCACCGTCACGTACGACTACATGCTGCCGTTCGACCCGATGGGTTACGCGCAGAACTACTCGTGGGCAACGTCGTCGATGGCGACCGGCGGCCGCAAGGACGGCCTCTTCACGCGTTCGTC encodes:
- a CDS encoding sensor histidine kinase; the protein is MTCRPNLRTQVALWLLLPLLGLLALDSWLTYQRAMSAAHVAFDRTLSSSLKSIREGVRLNEGEIEIDLPYLALEMFESGDGGKIYYLIREDNGHTITGYPDLPLPQGDGALFATRYYDVVYRGEQLRMAALRVPVHDVPTAQTRIVWVMVGETIEARQALAREILMGSLLQEGLLVVLALGIVWLGVGRGLRPLNRLSATVAARSDGDPTPLDTGGMPSELAPLVESINQYIGRTQRMQVARRRFFADAAHQLKTPLAAVQAGVELALRPDEQPRVNVHLRRVNGAVRQAAKIVQQLLSLSRLDSDSGHAVAHQPVALHRLARSVTLDWSPVARSRDIDLGFEHEADVDVLGQADLLGEMIGNLVDNAIRYAGDRAVITVRVSRDGEHARLDVIDNGPGIPAGERDAVFERFHRGSKTQTVEGTGLGLSIVREIARVHLGSVVLADAAGGGLIVTVTLPTVRVAQ
- a CDS encoding ABC transporter permease, translated to MLSTSTRGTAPAVPPTTGQGGAIPALPANGLQPLAGMLRWIVVAVLTVAVALPLGFILFQSLLSAPFFDANKTLGIEGFRFVFTDPDFWAAVKNSFIIAGGMLFISIPLGGILAFLMVRTDLPGRRWLEPLLLTPVFVSPMVLAFGYVVAAGPVGFYSVWFKGLFGVQNVPWNVYSIFAITLIVGLTHVPHVYLYSSAALRNLGSDVEEAARVTGARPFRVALDVSLPMTMPALLFAGVLVFFLGFEVFGLPLVLGDPEGHLVLATYLYKLTNKLGVPSYHLMAAVAVCIVAITFPLVLLQRRLLKTANRFVTVKGKAGRATVLPLGVWRWVALAIVGLWLMLTVIVPISGIVLRAFVTNWGEGVALAEVLTLSNFIELFEQDNLVRAIVNTLGIGVIGGALAIGFYSLVAFAGHRRHDWATRLLDYLVLLPRAVPGLLAGLAFLWIFLFVPGLRELKNSMWSIWIAYTVVWLAYGMRLIQSALLQVGPELEEAGRSVGATRSRVSLDVTLPLVRFGLLAAWLLIFMIFEREYSTAVYLLSPGTEVIGALLVSLWATGAVDQVAALSVINIAMVGAGLGVALRFGVKLHG
- a CDS encoding MOSC domain-containing protein, translating into MPAISELFVYPIKSCAGIALSRAQLLETGLAYDRHWLITTPDGMMITQRTHPRLALIRTALDSDALVLNAPGMRELRTPLDGDATPATPKMAATVWRDTVDAIDTGAETAAWLTEFLGTPTKLARFGADARRGCNRKWTGDIDTHTQFADGYPLLVIGQSSLDDLNAKLVAKGAPAIPMNRFRPNIVVSDLEAYEEDFVEHLDAEGATPVRLRLVKLCTRCPMPTIDQVTGAPNPDWPHEPTDTMQTYRANPNYEDALTFGINAIVVEGAGAWLEVGQAVEAEIGFGD
- a CDS encoding ABC transporter substrate-binding protein; the protein is MNPTRRHFLAQASALAAVTLAPAALHAQAGARPLLRAGDQKGGLRALLEAAGELNGLAYDIAWTEFPAAAPLAEALNAAAVDCGPIGDAPVIFALASGARIKVIGANRSDPYGTAVLVRPDATLKDATDLKGKRIGTTRGSIGHFVTLKALDAAGLPPDAVSFRFLPPADTMLALATGSIDAWATWEPYTALAETSGRARVLVNGRGLWSGLSYVAATDAALASKRDVLHDFLQRVVRAQVWSYRHADAYSAALARIIGIPPAAAKLQFERRNTRWQPIDAAVIAGQQRTADFYLKAGLLRQPLDVRTTFDLGFPLA
- a CDS encoding ABC transporter ATP-binding protein, with the protein product MDKLIVDDLHLSYGANPILKGVSFELKAGEVVCLLGASGSGKTTLLRAVAGLEQPSDGRIQLDDRVFFDGAQRVDLPVEQRSLGLVFQSYALWPHRTVADNVGYGLKLRRVAPAEQKRRVQTALDQLGLGHLAERFPHQLSGGQQQRVAIARALVYNPPVILLDEPLSNLDAKLREEARAWLRELIVSLGLSALCVTHDQTEAMAMSDRILLLRNGRIEQEGTPAELYGAPRSLYTAEFMGSNNRIDARVAAVDGERVTLAGDGWELQALARDTFAPGQDAQAVIRLERVQVADGPGANRLQADLVTSMYLGDRWEYLFHCGEMRLRAFGHVPRAAGKHWIEFPTIDCWAFAKAG
- a CDS encoding ABC transporter substrate-binding protein → MPFAPKHLAAALAIVLGTAAGGAAAQVPAGYPGNYQGVVDAAKQEGKLIVYSTTDTGLVRPLIKDFESLYGVKVEYNDMNSTELYNRYISENAASSTSADVLWSSAMDLQVKLVNDGLMASYDSPESANVPHWAQYQKQAYGTTFEPLAIVYNKRLIPENEVPKTRADLIKLLTTQADKFKGKVTTYDIEKSGVGFNYLTQDAHVNEKVTWELVKAIGATGPKLQSSTGAMMERISSGENLIGYNIIGSYAYAKAKKDKSIGYVFPKDYTQVVSRLATVSKKAKNPNAAKLWVDYLLSKRGQTLIANQANLYAIRADVTGETSAASLTKELGDSLKPIQIGTGLLVYLDQQKRLAFLKQWQQSIKR
- a CDS encoding response regulator produces the protein MRVLLVEDNPNLAQSLNDALSAARFAVDHMADGEAADHVLRTQDYALVILDLGLPKLDGLEVLRRLRARRNPVPVLILTAHGSVEDRVKGLDLGADDYLAKPFELTELEARARALIRRSLGHEHSLVECGPLSYDSVDRSFRLAGEPLSLTPRERSVLEVLILRNGRAINKETLSEKIFGLDESVNADAIEIYVYRLRKKLENTGIAIVTLRGLGYLLEAKALA